A genomic region of Platichthys flesus chromosome 4, fPlaFle2.1, whole genome shotgun sequence contains the following coding sequences:
- the mecom gene encoding MDS1 and EVI1 complex locus protein EVI1-A isoform X4: MKAEEYPCDIMAPDIHEERQYRCEDCDQLFESRNQLLDHQKQPCGMPPSSFLHPGGDSDVNAEEPEDLRPLHLSNGLHECKECDQVFPDAQSLEGHILSHSEEREYKCDQCPKAFNWKSNLIRHQMSHDSGKHYECENCSKQVFTDPSNLQRHIRSQHVGARAHACSDCGKTFATSSGLKQHKHIHSSVKPFMCEVCHKSYTQFSNLCRHKRMHADCRTQIKCKDCGQMFSTTSSLNKHRRFCEGKNHFTAGGLFAQGMSLPGAPGLDKSALAMGHGVAGLADYFGASRHHGGLTFPAAPAFPFSFPGLFPSGLYHRPQLIPATTSSIRQPTHASIVGPGVELSKSPLLPPSPGCQESRELLKALRKDGGSPGSQMTASELHTQSSSSTKQRIKQSDQSESSDLDDVSTPSGSDLESTSGSELESDMDSERERGAARENGKGPKRKASEGGPQSPSLTGSSAAKDFAGPSLIPPSLDEHTAVTGAVNDSIKAIASIAEKYFGSTGLVGLQDKKVGPLPYPSMFPMPFFPAFSPPVYPFPDRDVRPPGLKVEPQSPGDDGKKAQSKSSSESPFDLTTKRKEEKPAPVAPSKPEASNPRGQDQPLDLSLGSRGRGRNPREQETKKNLGYEEEKGAAEIPKADASLQHARPTPFFMDPIYRVEKRRMSDPFENLKDKYMRPAPGFLFHPQFRLPDQRTWMSAIENMAEKLETFGSLKPESGDLLRSVPSMFDFRAPPSALPETLLRKGKERYTCRYCGKIFPRSANLTRHLRTHTGEQPYRCKYCDRSFSISSNLQRHIRNIHNKEKPFKCHLCDRCFGQQTNLDRHLKKHENGNLSGTAMSSPRSELDGSSAILDDKEDSYFNEIRNFISNTGQNQTSPDPSEEGLNGGQFEEEKPLMASHGSRDLEDEEAEELGADEEEGDEPRNASGKPEGEVLPSNLSDDVTQEEMDFTGPNDLNLNCKTSPRGYEDEEEQSSYSALDHIRHFSDMRKLEESEVSDGDADEDDESFGSPSLTEAVKQPLFRKSKSQAYAMMLSLAEKDSLHPPTHTPATMWHSLARAAAESSAIQSLSHV; the protein is encoded by the exons ATGAAGGCTGAAGAGTATCCATGTGATATCATGGCTCCTGATATTCACG AGGAGAGGCAGTACCGCTGTGAGGACTGTGACCAGCTCTTTGAGTCCCGCAACCAGCTGCTGGACCACCAGAAGCAGCCGTGTGGGatgcccccctcctccttccttcaccCAG GAGGGGACAGTGACGTGAATGCAGAGGAACCTGAAGACTTGCGACCGCTCCACCTGTCCAACGGTCTGCACGAGTGTAAGGAGTGTGACCAGGTCTTCCCTGATGCTCAGAG CCTTGAGGGCCACATTCTGTCCCACTCTGAGGAGAGGGAGTACAAGTGTGACCAGTGCCCCAAGGCCTTCAACTGGAAATCAAACCTGATCCGACATCAGATGTCACATGACAGTGGCAAGCACTACGAATGTGAAAACTGCTCAAAG CAGGTGTTCACAGACCCCAGTAACCTGCAGAGGCACATCCGCTCGCAGCACGTCGGGGCTCGGGCCCACGCCTGCTCTGACTGTGGCAAGACGTTCGCTACGTCTTCTGGCCTCAAGCAGCATAAGCACATCCACAGCAGTGTCAAGCCCTTCATGT gCGAGGTATGCCACAAGTCCTACACCCAGTTCTCTAACCTGTGCCGCCACAAGCGCATGCATGCTGACTGCCGCACACAAATCAAGTGCAAGGACTGTGGGCAGATGttcagcaccacatcctccctCAACAAGCACCGGCGCTTCTGTGAAGGAAAGAACCATTTCACTGCAGGGGGATTGTTTGCCCAGGGTATGTCCCTCCCTGGCGCCCCTGGCTTGGACAAATCAGCCCTGGCGATGGGCCACGGCGTTGCTGGATTGGCTGATTACTTCGGGGCCAGTCGTCACCATGGAGGTCTTACCTTCCCTGCTGCCCCGGCATTTCCTTTTAGCTTCCCCGGCCTCTTCCCCTCTGGACTCTACCACCGGCCACAGCTCATCCCTGCCACCACCTCTTCTATCAGGCAACCAACACATGCATCTATTGTCGGGCCTGGTGTAGAGCTAAGTAAGAGTCCACTGCTGCCTCCGAGCCCTGGCTGTCAGGAGTCCCGAGAGCTCCTCAAAGCTCTCCGTAAGGATGGCGGTTCACCTGGCAGTCAGATGACCGCCTCAGAGCTCCATACTCAGAGCTCATCCTCCACAAAGCAGCGAATCAAACAGAGTGACCAGTCCGAGAGTAGCGACCTGGACGATGTCAGCACGCCCAGCGGAAGTGATCTGGAGAGCACATCAGGCTCCGAGCTGGAGAGTGACATGgacagtgagagggagaggggggctGCTCGAGAAAATGGAAAAGGCCCCAAGAGGAAGGCCAGTGAGGGAGGCCCCCAGAGCCCCAGCCTGACAGGCAGCAGTGCTGCCAAAGACTTTGCAGGCCCTTCCCTCATCCCACCCTCGCTGGACGAGCACACAGCTGTAACCGGGGCTGTGAATGACTCTATTAAGGCCATAGCCTCAATTGCTGAGAAGTACTTTGGCTCCACAGGGCTGGTTGGCCTGCAGGACAAGAAGGTTGGGCCTCTGCCCTACCCCTCCATGTTCCCTATGCCTTTCTTCCCAgctttctctcctccagtttACCCTTTCCCAGACAGGGACGTCAGACCTCCAGGCCTAAAGGTCGAGCCCCAGTCTCCGGGAGATGATGGCAAGAAGGCCCAGAGCAAATCTTCATCCGAGTCGCCGTTTGACCTTACTACcaagagaaaggaggaaaagcCAGCTCCAGTCGCTCCCTCCAAACCGGAGGCCTCCAACCCTCGTGGTCAGGATCAGCCACTGGACCTGAGTCTGGGGAGTAGGGGCCGGGGACGGAATCCAAGAGAGCAGGAGACAAAGAAGAACCTTGgttatgaagaagagaagggagCGGCGGAGATCCCAAAGGCAGATGCCTCCTTACAGCATGCCAGGCCCACCCCATTCTTCATGGACCCCATCTACAG GGTTGAGAAGAGGAGAATGAGCGATCCGTTTGAGAATCTGAAAGACAAGTACATGCGGCCAGCACCCGGCTTCCTCTTCCATCCACAG TTCCGTTTGCCAGATCAGAGAACTTGG ATGTCGGCCATCGAGAACATGGCGGAGAAGCTGGAGACGTTTGGCTCGTTGAAGCCGGAGTCTGGTGACCTGCTGCGCTCCGTCCCCTCCATGTTTGATTTCAGAGCCCCTCCCTCTGCACTCCCAGAGACGCTGCTGCGCAAGGGCAAGGAGCGCTACACCTGCAG atattgtGGGAAAATATTCCCGCGCTCTGCCAACCTGACCCGCCACCTCAGGACTCACACCGGAGAGCAACCATATAG GTGTAAATACTGTGACCGCTCCTTCAGCATCTCCTCCAACCTGCAGCGTCACATCCGCAACATCCACAACAAGGAGAAGCCCTTCAAGTGCCACCTGTGTGACCGCTGCTTCGGCCAGCAGACCAACCTGGACCGTCACCTCAAGAAGCACGAGAACGGCAACCTGTCAG GCACCGCGATGTCGTCTCCTCGGTCTGAACTGGACGGCAGCAGCGCCATACTGGACGACAAAGAAGACTCGTATTTCAACGAAATAAGAAATTTTATCAGCAACACTGGGCAGAACCAGACGTCCCCGGACCCCTCAGAGGAAGG GTTAAATGGCGGCCAATTTGAAGAGGAGAAGCCACTGATGGCCAGCCATGGGTCACGTGACCTGGAAGACGAGGAAGCAGAGGAGCTCGGtgctgatgaagaagaaggagacgaGCCGCGCAACGCCTCCGGGAAACCGGAAGGGGAGGTGCTCCCGAGCAACctcagtgatgatgtcacacaagaggaaatggaCTTCACTGGGCCCAACGACTTGAACCTCAACTGTAAAACCTCTCCCAGGGG gtatgaggatgaggaggagcagagcagctaCTCAGCCCTGGATCACATTCGCCACTTTTCAGACATGCGCAAGCTGGAGGAGAGTGAAGTGAGCGATGGTGACGCAGATGAGGACGATGAATCATTCGGCTCTCCTTCTCTGACCGAGGCCGTCAAACAGCCACTCTTCAGAAAATCTAAGTCACAG GCGTACGCCATGATGCTGTCCCTGGCTGAAAAGGACTCtctccacccacccacccacacccccGCCACCATGTGGCACAGTCTGGCACGGGCCGCCGCCGAGTCCAGCGCCATCCAGTCCCTCAGCCACGTATGA
- the mecom gene encoding MDS1 and EVI1 complex locus protein EVI1-A isoform X2 → MKAEEYPCDIMAPDIHEERQYRCEDCDQLFESRNQLLDHQKQPCGMPPSSFLHPGGDSDVNAEEPEDLRPLHLSNGLHECKECDQVFPDAQSLEGHILSHSEEREYKCDQCPKAFNWKSNLIRHQMSHDSGKHYECENCSKQVFTDPSNLQRHIRSQHVGARAHACSDCGKTFATSSGLKQHKHIHSSVKPFMCKSLRPYLCEVCHKSYTQFSNLCRHKRMHADCRTQIKCKDCGQMFSTTSSLNKHRRFCEGKNHFTAGGLFAQGMSLPGAPGLDKSALAMGHGVAGLADYFGASRHHGGLTFPAAPAFPFSFPGLFPSGLYHRPQLIPATTSSIRQPTHASIVGPGVELSKSPLLPPSPGCQESRELLKALRKDGGSPGSQMTASELHTQSSSSTKQRIKQSDQSESSDLDDVSTPSGSDLESTSGSELESDMDSERERGAARENGKGPKRKASEGGPQSPSLTGSSAAKDFAGPSLIPPSLDEHTAVTGAVNDSIKAIASIAEKYFGSTGLVGLQDKKVGPLPYPSMFPMPFFPAFSPPVYPFPDRDVRPPGLKVEPQSPGDDGKKAQSKSSSESPFDLTTKRKEEKPAPVAPSKPEASNPRGQDQPLDLSLGSRGRGRNPREQETKKNLGYEEEKGAAEIPKADASLQHARPTPFFMDPIYRVEKRRMSDPFENLKDKYMRPAPGFLFHPQFRLPDQRTWMSAIENMAEKLETFGSLKPESGDLLRSVPSMFDFRAPPSALPETLLRKGKERYTCRYCGKIFPRSANLTRHLRTHTGEQPYRCKYCDRSFSISSNLQRHIRNIHNKEKPFKCHLCDRCFGQQTNLDRHLKKHENGNLSGTAMSSPRSELDGSSAILDDKEDSYFNEIRNFISNTGQNQTSPDPSEEGLNGGQFEEEKPLMASHGSRDLEDEEAEELGADEEEGDEPRNASGKPEGEVLPSNLSDDVTQEEMDFTGPNDLNLNCKTSPRGYEDEEEQSSYSALDHIRHFSDMRKLEESEVSDGDADEDDESFGSPSLTEAVKQPLFRKSKSQAYAMMLSLAEKDSLHPPTHTPATMWHSLARAAAESSAIQSLSHV, encoded by the exons ATGAAGGCTGAAGAGTATCCATGTGATATCATGGCTCCTGATATTCACG AGGAGAGGCAGTACCGCTGTGAGGACTGTGACCAGCTCTTTGAGTCCCGCAACCAGCTGCTGGACCACCAGAAGCAGCCGTGTGGGatgcccccctcctccttccttcaccCAG GAGGGGACAGTGACGTGAATGCAGAGGAACCTGAAGACTTGCGACCGCTCCACCTGTCCAACGGTCTGCACGAGTGTAAGGAGTGTGACCAGGTCTTCCCTGATGCTCAGAG CCTTGAGGGCCACATTCTGTCCCACTCTGAGGAGAGGGAGTACAAGTGTGACCAGTGCCCCAAGGCCTTCAACTGGAAATCAAACCTGATCCGACATCAGATGTCACATGACAGTGGCAAGCACTACGAATGTGAAAACTGCTCAAAG CAGGTGTTCACAGACCCCAGTAACCTGCAGAGGCACATCCGCTCGCAGCACGTCGGGGCTCGGGCCCACGCCTGCTCTGACTGTGGCAAGACGTTCGCTACGTCTTCTGGCCTCAAGCAGCATAAGCACATCCACAGCAGTGTCAAGCCCTTCATGTGTAAGTCACTAAGACCCTACCTAT gCGAGGTATGCCACAAGTCCTACACCCAGTTCTCTAACCTGTGCCGCCACAAGCGCATGCATGCTGACTGCCGCACACAAATCAAGTGCAAGGACTGTGGGCAGATGttcagcaccacatcctccctCAACAAGCACCGGCGCTTCTGTGAAGGAAAGAACCATTTCACTGCAGGGGGATTGTTTGCCCAGGGTATGTCCCTCCCTGGCGCCCCTGGCTTGGACAAATCAGCCCTGGCGATGGGCCACGGCGTTGCTGGATTGGCTGATTACTTCGGGGCCAGTCGTCACCATGGAGGTCTTACCTTCCCTGCTGCCCCGGCATTTCCTTTTAGCTTCCCCGGCCTCTTCCCCTCTGGACTCTACCACCGGCCACAGCTCATCCCTGCCACCACCTCTTCTATCAGGCAACCAACACATGCATCTATTGTCGGGCCTGGTGTAGAGCTAAGTAAGAGTCCACTGCTGCCTCCGAGCCCTGGCTGTCAGGAGTCCCGAGAGCTCCTCAAAGCTCTCCGTAAGGATGGCGGTTCACCTGGCAGTCAGATGACCGCCTCAGAGCTCCATACTCAGAGCTCATCCTCCACAAAGCAGCGAATCAAACAGAGTGACCAGTCCGAGAGTAGCGACCTGGACGATGTCAGCACGCCCAGCGGAAGTGATCTGGAGAGCACATCAGGCTCCGAGCTGGAGAGTGACATGgacagtgagagggagaggggggctGCTCGAGAAAATGGAAAAGGCCCCAAGAGGAAGGCCAGTGAGGGAGGCCCCCAGAGCCCCAGCCTGACAGGCAGCAGTGCTGCCAAAGACTTTGCAGGCCCTTCCCTCATCCCACCCTCGCTGGACGAGCACACAGCTGTAACCGGGGCTGTGAATGACTCTATTAAGGCCATAGCCTCAATTGCTGAGAAGTACTTTGGCTCCACAGGGCTGGTTGGCCTGCAGGACAAGAAGGTTGGGCCTCTGCCCTACCCCTCCATGTTCCCTATGCCTTTCTTCCCAgctttctctcctccagtttACCCTTTCCCAGACAGGGACGTCAGACCTCCAGGCCTAAAGGTCGAGCCCCAGTCTCCGGGAGATGATGGCAAGAAGGCCCAGAGCAAATCTTCATCCGAGTCGCCGTTTGACCTTACTACcaagagaaaggaggaaaagcCAGCTCCAGTCGCTCCCTCCAAACCGGAGGCCTCCAACCCTCGTGGTCAGGATCAGCCACTGGACCTGAGTCTGGGGAGTAGGGGCCGGGGACGGAATCCAAGAGAGCAGGAGACAAAGAAGAACCTTGgttatgaagaagagaagggagCGGCGGAGATCCCAAAGGCAGATGCCTCCTTACAGCATGCCAGGCCCACCCCATTCTTCATGGACCCCATCTACAG GGTTGAGAAGAGGAGAATGAGCGATCCGTTTGAGAATCTGAAAGACAAGTACATGCGGCCAGCACCCGGCTTCCTCTTCCATCCACAG TTCCGTTTGCCAGATCAGAGAACTTGG ATGTCGGCCATCGAGAACATGGCGGAGAAGCTGGAGACGTTTGGCTCGTTGAAGCCGGAGTCTGGTGACCTGCTGCGCTCCGTCCCCTCCATGTTTGATTTCAGAGCCCCTCCCTCTGCACTCCCAGAGACGCTGCTGCGCAAGGGCAAGGAGCGCTACACCTGCAG atattgtGGGAAAATATTCCCGCGCTCTGCCAACCTGACCCGCCACCTCAGGACTCACACCGGAGAGCAACCATATAG GTGTAAATACTGTGACCGCTCCTTCAGCATCTCCTCCAACCTGCAGCGTCACATCCGCAACATCCACAACAAGGAGAAGCCCTTCAAGTGCCACCTGTGTGACCGCTGCTTCGGCCAGCAGACCAACCTGGACCGTCACCTCAAGAAGCACGAGAACGGCAACCTGTCAG GCACCGCGATGTCGTCTCCTCGGTCTGAACTGGACGGCAGCAGCGCCATACTGGACGACAAAGAAGACTCGTATTTCAACGAAATAAGAAATTTTATCAGCAACACTGGGCAGAACCAGACGTCCCCGGACCCCTCAGAGGAAGG GTTAAATGGCGGCCAATTTGAAGAGGAGAAGCCACTGATGGCCAGCCATGGGTCACGTGACCTGGAAGACGAGGAAGCAGAGGAGCTCGGtgctgatgaagaagaaggagacgaGCCGCGCAACGCCTCCGGGAAACCGGAAGGGGAGGTGCTCCCGAGCAACctcagtgatgatgtcacacaagaggaaatggaCTTCACTGGGCCCAACGACTTGAACCTCAACTGTAAAACCTCTCCCAGGGG gtatgaggatgaggaggagcagagcagctaCTCAGCCCTGGATCACATTCGCCACTTTTCAGACATGCGCAAGCTGGAGGAGAGTGAAGTGAGCGATGGTGACGCAGATGAGGACGATGAATCATTCGGCTCTCCTTCTCTGACCGAGGCCGTCAAACAGCCACTCTTCAGAAAATCTAAGTCACAG GCGTACGCCATGATGCTGTCCCTGGCTGAAAAGGACTCtctccacccacccacccacacccccGCCACCATGTGGCACAGTCTGGCACGGGCCGCCGCCGAGTCCAGCGCCATCCAGTCCCTCAGCCACGTATGA
- the mecom gene encoding MDS1 and EVI1 complex locus protein EVI1-A isoform X1, with protein sequence MKAEEYPCDIMAPDIHEERQYRCEDCDQLFESRNQLLDHQKQPCGMPPSSFLHPGGDSDVNAEEPEDLRPLHLSNGLHECKECDQVFPDAQSLEGHILSHSEEREYKCDQCPKAFNWKSNLIRHQMSHDSGKHYECENCSKQVFTDPSNLQRHIRSQHVGARAHACSDCGKTFATSSGLKQHKHIHSSVKPFMCKSLRPYLCEVCHKSYTQFSNLCRHKRMHADCRTQIKCKDCGQMFSTTSSLNKHRRFCEGKNHFTAGGLFAQGMSLPGAPGLDKSALAMGHGVAGLADYFGASRHHGGLTFPAAPAFPFSFPGLFPSGLYHRPQLIPATTSSIRQPTHASIVGPGVELSKSPLLPPSPGCQESRELLKALRKDGGSPGSQMTASELHTQSSSSTKQRIKQSDQSESSDLDDVSTPSGSDLESTSGSELESDMDSERERGAARENGKGPKRKASEGGPQSPSLTGSSAAKDFAGPSLIPPSLDEHTAVTGAVNDSIKAIASIAEKYFGSTGLVGLQDKKVGPLPYPSMFPMPFFPAFSPPVYPFPDRDVRPPGLKVEPQSPGDDGKKAQSKSSSESPFDLTTKRKEEKPAPVAPSKPEASNPRGQDQPLDLSLGSRGRGRNPREQETKKNLGYEEEKGAAEIPKADASLQHARPTPFFMDPIYSRVEKRRMSDPFENLKDKYMRPAPGFLFHPQFRLPDQRTWMSAIENMAEKLETFGSLKPESGDLLRSVPSMFDFRAPPSALPETLLRKGKERYTCRYCGKIFPRSANLTRHLRTHTGEQPYRCKYCDRSFSISSNLQRHIRNIHNKEKPFKCHLCDRCFGQQTNLDRHLKKHENGNLSGTAMSSPRSELDGSSAILDDKEDSYFNEIRNFISNTGQNQTSPDPSEEGLNGGQFEEEKPLMASHGSRDLEDEEAEELGADEEEGDEPRNASGKPEGEVLPSNLSDDVTQEEMDFTGPNDLNLNCKTSPRGYEDEEEQSSYSALDHIRHFSDMRKLEESEVSDGDADEDDESFGSPSLTEAVKQPLFRKSKSQAYAMMLSLAEKDSLHPPTHTPATMWHSLARAAAESSAIQSLSHV encoded by the exons ATGAAGGCTGAAGAGTATCCATGTGATATCATGGCTCCTGATATTCACG AGGAGAGGCAGTACCGCTGTGAGGACTGTGACCAGCTCTTTGAGTCCCGCAACCAGCTGCTGGACCACCAGAAGCAGCCGTGTGGGatgcccccctcctccttccttcaccCAG GAGGGGACAGTGACGTGAATGCAGAGGAACCTGAAGACTTGCGACCGCTCCACCTGTCCAACGGTCTGCACGAGTGTAAGGAGTGTGACCAGGTCTTCCCTGATGCTCAGAG CCTTGAGGGCCACATTCTGTCCCACTCTGAGGAGAGGGAGTACAAGTGTGACCAGTGCCCCAAGGCCTTCAACTGGAAATCAAACCTGATCCGACATCAGATGTCACATGACAGTGGCAAGCACTACGAATGTGAAAACTGCTCAAAG CAGGTGTTCACAGACCCCAGTAACCTGCAGAGGCACATCCGCTCGCAGCACGTCGGGGCTCGGGCCCACGCCTGCTCTGACTGTGGCAAGACGTTCGCTACGTCTTCTGGCCTCAAGCAGCATAAGCACATCCACAGCAGTGTCAAGCCCTTCATGTGTAAGTCACTAAGACCCTACCTAT gCGAGGTATGCCACAAGTCCTACACCCAGTTCTCTAACCTGTGCCGCCACAAGCGCATGCATGCTGACTGCCGCACACAAATCAAGTGCAAGGACTGTGGGCAGATGttcagcaccacatcctccctCAACAAGCACCGGCGCTTCTGTGAAGGAAAGAACCATTTCACTGCAGGGGGATTGTTTGCCCAGGGTATGTCCCTCCCTGGCGCCCCTGGCTTGGACAAATCAGCCCTGGCGATGGGCCACGGCGTTGCTGGATTGGCTGATTACTTCGGGGCCAGTCGTCACCATGGAGGTCTTACCTTCCCTGCTGCCCCGGCATTTCCTTTTAGCTTCCCCGGCCTCTTCCCCTCTGGACTCTACCACCGGCCACAGCTCATCCCTGCCACCACCTCTTCTATCAGGCAACCAACACATGCATCTATTGTCGGGCCTGGTGTAGAGCTAAGTAAGAGTCCACTGCTGCCTCCGAGCCCTGGCTGTCAGGAGTCCCGAGAGCTCCTCAAAGCTCTCCGTAAGGATGGCGGTTCACCTGGCAGTCAGATGACCGCCTCAGAGCTCCATACTCAGAGCTCATCCTCCACAAAGCAGCGAATCAAACAGAGTGACCAGTCCGAGAGTAGCGACCTGGACGATGTCAGCACGCCCAGCGGAAGTGATCTGGAGAGCACATCAGGCTCCGAGCTGGAGAGTGACATGgacagtgagagggagaggggggctGCTCGAGAAAATGGAAAAGGCCCCAAGAGGAAGGCCAGTGAGGGAGGCCCCCAGAGCCCCAGCCTGACAGGCAGCAGTGCTGCCAAAGACTTTGCAGGCCCTTCCCTCATCCCACCCTCGCTGGACGAGCACACAGCTGTAACCGGGGCTGTGAATGACTCTATTAAGGCCATAGCCTCAATTGCTGAGAAGTACTTTGGCTCCACAGGGCTGGTTGGCCTGCAGGACAAGAAGGTTGGGCCTCTGCCCTACCCCTCCATGTTCCCTATGCCTTTCTTCCCAgctttctctcctccagtttACCCTTTCCCAGACAGGGACGTCAGACCTCCAGGCCTAAAGGTCGAGCCCCAGTCTCCGGGAGATGATGGCAAGAAGGCCCAGAGCAAATCTTCATCCGAGTCGCCGTTTGACCTTACTACcaagagaaaggaggaaaagcCAGCTCCAGTCGCTCCCTCCAAACCGGAGGCCTCCAACCCTCGTGGTCAGGATCAGCCACTGGACCTGAGTCTGGGGAGTAGGGGCCGGGGACGGAATCCAAGAGAGCAGGAGACAAAGAAGAACCTTGgttatgaagaagagaagggagCGGCGGAGATCCCAAAGGCAGATGCCTCCTTACAGCATGCCAGGCCCACCCCATTCTTCATGGACCCCATCTACAG CAGGGTTGAGAAGAGGAGAATGAGCGATCCGTTTGAGAATCTGAAAGACAAGTACATGCGGCCAGCACCCGGCTTCCTCTTCCATCCACAG TTCCGTTTGCCAGATCAGAGAACTTGG ATGTCGGCCATCGAGAACATGGCGGAGAAGCTGGAGACGTTTGGCTCGTTGAAGCCGGAGTCTGGTGACCTGCTGCGCTCCGTCCCCTCCATGTTTGATTTCAGAGCCCCTCCCTCTGCACTCCCAGAGACGCTGCTGCGCAAGGGCAAGGAGCGCTACACCTGCAG atattgtGGGAAAATATTCCCGCGCTCTGCCAACCTGACCCGCCACCTCAGGACTCACACCGGAGAGCAACCATATAG GTGTAAATACTGTGACCGCTCCTTCAGCATCTCCTCCAACCTGCAGCGTCACATCCGCAACATCCACAACAAGGAGAAGCCCTTCAAGTGCCACCTGTGTGACCGCTGCTTCGGCCAGCAGACCAACCTGGACCGTCACCTCAAGAAGCACGAGAACGGCAACCTGTCAG GCACCGCGATGTCGTCTCCTCGGTCTGAACTGGACGGCAGCAGCGCCATACTGGACGACAAAGAAGACTCGTATTTCAACGAAATAAGAAATTTTATCAGCAACACTGGGCAGAACCAGACGTCCCCGGACCCCTCAGAGGAAGG GTTAAATGGCGGCCAATTTGAAGAGGAGAAGCCACTGATGGCCAGCCATGGGTCACGTGACCTGGAAGACGAGGAAGCAGAGGAGCTCGGtgctgatgaagaagaaggagacgaGCCGCGCAACGCCTCCGGGAAACCGGAAGGGGAGGTGCTCCCGAGCAACctcagtgatgatgtcacacaagaggaaatggaCTTCACTGGGCCCAACGACTTGAACCTCAACTGTAAAACCTCTCCCAGGGG gtatgaggatgaggaggagcagagcagctaCTCAGCCCTGGATCACATTCGCCACTTTTCAGACATGCGCAAGCTGGAGGAGAGTGAAGTGAGCGATGGTGACGCAGATGAGGACGATGAATCATTCGGCTCTCCTTCTCTGACCGAGGCCGTCAAACAGCCACTCTTCAGAAAATCTAAGTCACAG GCGTACGCCATGATGCTGTCCCTGGCTGAAAAGGACTCtctccacccacccacccacacccccGCCACCATGTGGCACAGTCTGGCACGGGCCGCCGCCGAGTCCAGCGCCATCCAGTCCCTCAGCCACGTATGA